The Nitratidesulfovibrio sp. genome includes the window CGGTGTCCGATCCCAGCAGTTCGGCGTCCAGCGAGCGACCATCCAGCAGGTGCACGGCAATGCCCGTGGCCCCGGCGATGACGTGGGCGTTGGTGAGCACGATGCCGGGGTGCCCGCCATCGGGGTTGATGATCACCCCGGAACCCAGGCTGCGCCGGGTCTGGCGCTGGGTGGGCAGGCTGGGGAACATTTCGCGCGCGGCCTCGTCGTCCATCAGGCCGGGGAAAGGATTGAAATTGCGCTCCACCACGCGTGCGGTGGTGATGTTGACCACGGCGGGGGCCACGGCGCTGACGGCGCGCACCACTGGCGTGAGGCGCGGGCTGTTGTCCGGAATGCCGGGGGGCAGGGTGGGCGAGCGCGGCGTGGGCACGGTGATGGCCGCGCGGCCCGGCTGCGAGGACACCGGCTGGTCCGCCACCAGCGGGGCGGGGGAAGATTCCGCCGCCAGGGCGATCCGGGGCGAAAGTGATGACGCGGCGGGCAGCGCCACGGGTGCGGCAGTCAGGGCCAGGGCGGCCAGCGTAAGGGCCGCGTGCCGGGCGATACGGACGATACGGACGATACGCTCGGCACGGGCAACGTGGCCGGTGCGATCAGGCAACATGTCATGGCCGGGCAACAGTCTGTGGATGAACATCATGGGTGCTCCCCGTGGGATGTGCGATTTTCGCACGCACACTATGCGGCCTGCGGCGGGCGTCGGCAAGGGGGCAAGGAGGCGGACAGACAGGAGACATGTGCAAGGGGCCGTGCACGAACAAGCGCACGTCGCGGGGCGACGGCTTTCCCCGCCGTGCCGGTCGTCGTGTCCCATGCACAGGGGGGCACAGGCGCACAAGGGAAGGGCGGACAGATGAGGCGGAACCGCCTGCGGCGCGGCCGTCCTGCACCGTCGTTCGCCGCCGCACGCCGCGCCCCGGCTTGCCTTGCCCGGCCCGTGGCGCTACCGTGCGCCGGTTCCCGTTCCACACCGACACTCCGGGGGTTCCCATGCCGTCTCTTTCTCCGCGTCTTCTCGACCTCATCGCTGCCATCGACCCCGTGGACCACGGCCACGACCCTGCCGGGCAGGCCCATCTGGACAACCTTACCAAACCGCGCGGCAGCCTGGGCCGTCTGGAAGAGCTGGCCTTGCAACTGCACCGCATCCAGGGCGGCGCGCGCCCGCTGGCCGTCGACCCCGCGCGCATCTTCACCATCGCGGGCGACCACGGCGTTGCCGCCGAGGGCGTTTCGCTGTTTCCGCAGGAAGTGACCCGCCAGATGGTGCTCAATTTCCTGAACGGCGGCGCGGGCATCAACGTGCTGTGCGCCACTGCGGGCATTGACCTGCGCGTGGTGGATGCCGGGTGCCTGGGCGACGACTTTGCCCCGCACCCGCAGCTGATCCGCCGCAAGGTGGCCCCCGGCACCGCCAACATGACCCACGGCCCGGCCATGACCCGCGAACAGTGCGAGGCCGCCCTGCTGCTGGGCGCGGACCTTGCCGCGCAGGCCGCCGCCGACGGCTGCCGCTGCGTGGGCACCGGCGACATGGGCATTGCCAACACCACGCCGTCCACCGCCCTGTACTGCGCGTACCTGGGCCTTGACCCCGAAGCCGTCACCGGCCCCGGCACCGGCCTTGACCCCCACGGTGTGGCTCGCAAGGCCCGGGTTATCCGCGCCGCCCTGACCGCCAACCGCCGCGCCGTGGAATCCGGCGACCCGGTGGACATCCTGGCCGCCGTGGGGGGCCTTGAAATCGCCGCCCTTGCCGGGCTTATCCTTGGCGCGGCCCGCCACCGGCTGGTGGCCGTCATCGACGGGTTCATCTCCACCGCCGCCTACACCGCCGCGTGGAAAATAGCCCCCGCCGTGGCGGGGTACTGCGTGTTCAGCCACGCATCGGCCGAACAGGGCCACAAGGCCATCCTGCACAAGCTGGACATCCGCCCCCTGCTCGACCTCGGCCTGCGCCTTGGCGAAGGCACCGGCGGCGCGCTGTCCATCTTCCTGCTGCGCAGCGCCGCCGACATCTTCGAAAAGATGGCCACCTTCGGCGATGCCGGGGTGGATGCCGGGAAGTAGGGGCGCAGCAGAAGGGAAAGGGAAAAGAACGACAAGGAGAGCATCGGGGAGGGTGGTTTTTCCCTTCCCCGGTGCTCTCCCTGCTTTTGGAAGGGCAGCAGCCTGAGGGGCTTTCCGGAGTCTTTCCCCCGGAGGCCCGTGGCGCAGCCGGAACGCGCTGCTGCCATGCGGGACTCAACCGCCGGAACGATGCGGCGCGCGTCCCTTCCGGTCATCGGGACCGGGCGTTACAACTCGGCAAGTATCCTGCACGGCAACCCCGTTGCGTCTTCAAGGCGCAAGGGAAATGTGCGTACGCAGAAGGGGCGCTGCCCGGCGTTCCGGCCCAGCGCCTCAAGGTTGTGCACGTTTTCCACCACGAAGGAACCGGCCTCTGCGCAAAAGAGGTCGGCTTGCCTGTGTTCTTCGGGAAGCCGGACACCCGAGCAATCCACGCCGATCATTGCAACCTTGTGCGCTGTCAGGGCGCGGAGCAGGTTCCACGAAAGTCGGGCGCCCGCCTGCATGTATTCCGGCGTGGCATAGCCGTATTCCGCAAGGCTGCCCGTGTGGAAGAACACGAAATCGCCAGCCTGAACGGCATCCATGGGTACGTCGGCCACCCCGACATCCCGTTGCCGCACGTGCCGCACGTCGAAGATCCGCCCCTGCCGCGTGAAATAGTCCTCCGGCCAGCTTTTGCCCATGAGGTCCAGATGGGTGCCCAGATGGCCGAAAAGATCCGACCGGGATGCATGGGGGTGCCTTGCGACCGCAGCTTCGCTTGCCTCAATATCCTTGCGGCCCAAGGGGTATGTCAGGTCCAGCAGCATGTGTGGCTCCTTTGGCGGTGTGTGCCGCCTGCACACTTTGTTAACCAGGAAACAATCTGCCGAACATTGTTTCCTTGTCAACAAAAAGTTTTCTGCTAGACTGTCCCCGTTTCTCCAAAATGCAACGCAACCAGCGAGGAAAGCATGACATCCCGTACAAGTCCGCTGAAGGTCCAGGTCCTCAAGGGGCTGCTGGATCTTGCCCATCGGATGGAAGAGGTGGATGGGCTGTTCGGCAAGGTGGGCCGCAACGTTGCGGGTGACGGACTGGGAGAATTGACCGTGGCGGAATGTCATTTCCTGGCTGCCCTGAACACGGTTGCCCCGGCCAATGGCGCGACGCTGGCCCGCCATCTGGGCATGACGCGGGGCGGTGTGTCCAAGATGGCCACGCGGCTTCAGGCCAGAAAGCTTGTGGAGCCTCTTCGGGTGGAAGGCGACAGGAAGAGCGTGCACTATTCGCTGACCGAATCGGGCAGGCAGGCCGTGCACATACACGACGCCCTGCACGGTCTTGCGGAAGACATGCTGTGGGAACGGTTACGGAATCGTTCCGACGAGGACCTGGAGTTTCTGGGGCGGGTTCTGGCGGAAGTGGCGGGCATGCTGGCGGAAGTGAACAGGGAAGTGCAGGCCAACGCCAGCGTCTTGCTGGCCCGGAAGCAAGCCCCCGCCGGGGCATGACGCCTCCGGCCCAGGCGCAACCCGCAGGTGTCGCCCGTGCCCGACCCGCACTGCGCCCTTGCGCCGCTGTGCCCCGGCCGGTATGGCCAGCCCTGTCAACGCGGGCCCGGAATCACGCAGTTGCCGCACGCGCCCACGGGCGCGTTTTTTTGCGGCTGCGGTACGGGTGGCTCTTGTCCCTTCCCGCTATTCCTGTGCCAACACCTGTTGGGCATGGGTGACCACATGGTGGGTCAGGGCATCGAGCAGGCGGGTGCGCAGTCCCCAGCAGTGCCAGTAAAGGCGGATGGGCACGGCGTGACCGGGGGCGAGATCGACCAGACGGCCATCGGCAAGGTGCTCGCGGGCCTGGGGCAGGGGGATCATGCCGTAGGCAAGGCCTTGGGCCACCACGTCCACAAAGCGTTCGGACGAGGGGATGTAGTGCAGCGGCAGGCTGCGGGTGATGCGGTCGAAGGACGCGGCGGTGGGCAGCAGGCCGCGCAGGAACTGGTGGTGCACTTCGTCGGCGCGGTTGAAGATCACGGCGGGCGCGCGGCACAGGGCGGCTTCGGTCAGCCCGGTGGGGAGCCACTGCGCGGCGAAGTCGGGCGCGGCAAGGCACAGGTAGTCCACCCGGCCCAGCGGCAGGCAGCGGCAGCCCTGTACGGCGGCGGCGCGGGTGGACACGGCGGCGGCCACGTGGCCGTCGCGCAACAGAAGATGGGTGCGTTCCTGGTCGTCCACGGAAAGGTCGAGCAGGGCGCGTTCCGTGCGCAGGAACGGGGCTACGGCGTCGGGAAACCACGTGGCCAGGCTGTCCGCGTTCACGGCCACGGGCAGGGTGGTCCATGGAATGTGGGCCGGTTCGGAGTCGTCCGAATCCGGCGAACCGGACGCCCCGCCAACCCCGCCCTCTGGCCGCAGGACGGCGGCAAGGTCGGTTTCCAGCAGGCCCACCTTGTCGCAATGGGCCAGCAGGCGGCGTCCTTCGTCGGTGGCGCGGGCCGGGGTGGCGCGCACCACCAGCACGGTGCCCAGTTGGTCCTCCAGCGCCTTGACCCGCTGCGACACGGCGGACTGCGTCAGGTGCAGCACCCGCGCGGCCCGCTCGAAGCCCCCTTCACGGATGACGGCGGCCACGGCCTCCACAAGTCGGTAGTCGAGCATGGTCGATTAGTACGTTTGCTTATGCAACAACACAACAAGTAATTTCACGCATGACGCGGAACGCGGTAGAGCAGGGGCGTCACGGCGGATTGCCGCCCGTACGGCATGTATCCCGGAGACACCCCCCCCAAGGGCAGTCTCTTCCGGACAGGTTTGTCGGGAAACGTTTTCCCGACAACGTGTGCCGACGGACGACGGGCGGCGCTCGCCGGACATCATTCCTGCTTCCGGAGTTGCGCCATGCACCTTACCCCTTACCTTCAGGGCCTTGGCATCGGGGCCAGCCTGATCATCGCCATCGGCGCGCAGAACGCCTTCGTGCTGACCCAGAGCCTGCGCCGCAACCACCACATGGCCGTGGCCTCGCTGTGCGCATGCATCGACGTGGTGCTGATAACCGCCGGAGTGGCCGGGGTGGGCACGGCGGTTGCCGCCAGCCCGCTGCTGCGCCAGGGCGCCGCCGTGGGCGGCGCGGTGTTTCTGGCCTGGTTCGGGTTCGGCGCGCTGCGCTCGGCCCTGCGGCCCGGCATCCTTGAAGCCGACCGGGCAGTGGGCGACGGCGGGCGCACCAGCCTGCGCCGGGTGCTGGGGGCCACGCTGGCCGTGTCCCTGCTGAACCCGCACGTGTATCTTGATACCGTGGTCATGCTGGGCGGCATCAGCGGGCACTACCCGGCGTCGGAGCGCTTCTCCTTCGGCGCGGGTGCGGCCACGGCGTCGTGTTTGTGGTTTCTTGCCCTTGGTGGCTGCGGCAGGGTGCTGGCCCCGCTGTTCCGCAAGCCCGTGGCCTGGCGCGTGCTGGACGGCAGCGTGTGCCTGGTGGTGTGGGGCGTGGCCCTGTCCCTGGCCCGGCAGGCCTGGGCGGGGTAGGAACTGTTTTGACGCGTAGCGGCCACCACCCGTGCTGCGTGAAGGCCCGCATAAGGGCCGCGGCTCTCACCAACGCTATTTCTGTGCGGCGCTGTTTTTTCGGCAAAAAGAAACGTGAGGCCCCGATGCCGGGACCTCACGTTTCTTTTTTATGGTCTTTGTTTCGTTACGGGCAACGACAGGTGGCGTTGCCGCAGGCAGAGGGCAAAAGGCGCCTTGCGGCCATGCCACCTATTCCCGGTCGCGCGGCGTCGCCGGTTCCACCGCCAGGCGGAAGCCCCGGATCTGGTTGCCGTTCATGACGGAGAGCACCTCTTGCGCGTAGTCGGAGGGCACTTCCACGAACGACACGCGGTCGCGGATGTCGATGGCCCCGATCATGCGACCGGGTATGCCGGTTTCGCCCGCAATGGCCCCCACGATGTCGCGCGCGGTGACGCGCATCTTGCGGCCCACGTTCAGGAACAGGCGCACCATGCCGGGTTCGGCGCCGGTGCCCGCCGGGGTCTTTTCACCGCCGGGCACGGCGTCGCCCAGTTCGCGGCGCATCAGCAGCTTGAGCAGCGCTGCGGCCATGTCCACGGTGGTCACGTCCTCGTCCAGGAACGATTCCACGATGTCGGTGTACTTTTCCAGTTCGCCCGCTTCGATGTGGCGACGCACTTCGGCCAGCAGCTGGTTGGTCTTCACCGTGGCCACGTCGCTGGACGTGGGCACCTGGTGCTGCACGATGTGCGCCTTGGTGAACTTCTTGATGTCGCGCAGCTTGTAGAAGTCGCGCCCGGAGACAAAGGTGAACGCCCGGCCCGAACGCCCGGCGCGGCCCGTGCGGCCAATGCGGTGCACGTAGTGCTCGACCGCGTTGGGGATGTCGTAGTTGACCACGGCTTCCACGTCGTCCACGTCGATGCCGCGTGCGGCCACGTCGGTGGCGACCAGAATTTCGATGCCGTTGCTGCGGAAGCGGGCCATCACCCGGTCGCGCTGCGACTGGTTGAGGTTGCCGTGCAGGCCGTCGGCCTGGTAGCCGCGCCCTTGCAGGTGCTGGGTCAGCTCATCCACGCCGCGCTTGGTCGAGCAGAACACGATGGCGCGCTTGGGGTTGTACAGGTCCAGCACGCGACACAGCGCCTCCAGCTTCTGGAAGGGCCGCACCTCGTAGTAGATCTGTTCGATGCTGGGCACGGTGACCTGCTTCTGGGTCACCTTGAGGAATTCGGGCGTCTTCAGGAAGCGCTGGGCCATGTCGAGGATGGCCGGGGGCATGGTGGCGGAAAAGAACACCGTCTGCGCTTCGCTTCGCACCTGGCCGAGGATGTGCTCGATGTCATCGCGAAAGCCCATGTCCAGCATTTCGTCGGCTTCGTCCAGCACGGCCATGCGCACCGTGGAAAGGTTGATGGTGCCGCGCTCCATGTGGTCCATGACGCGACCGGGGGTGCCCACCACCACCTGCGCGCCGCGGCGCAGGGCCTTGAACTGGCGGTCGATGGGCTGCCCGCCGTACACGGGCAGCACGTACAGCCCGCGCTTGCGCGAGGCAAGCTGGGTAAGTTCTTCCGCCACCTGGATGGCCAGTTCGCGCGTGGGGCACAGGATGATGCCCTGGATGTCCTTTTCGCGCGGGTCCACCCGCTCCAGCAGGGGGATGCCGAAGGCGGCGGTCTTGCCGGTACCGGTCTGGGCCTGGCCGATGACGTCGCGGCCTTCCATGATGTGGGGGATGGCCAGCGCCTGGATGGGCGAGGCTTCTTCGAAGCCCATCTCTTCGATGGCCTTCAGCATTTCCTTGGAAAGGGACAATTCTTCAAAGCGTAAGGTTTCCATTCTCATTCCTTCGTGCGCGGGGCGCTCGGCGGCGCCGCGACGGGAAGTGCGTTGGCGTATCGTGCCAGTGCTTCCTGCTTCCTGTCGGGGGGCAACCGTTTGACGTGATGCTCGGCCTTCTGTGCGGTGCTGCG containing:
- the cobT gene encoding nicotinate-nucleotide--dimethylbenzimidazole phosphoribosyltransferase, with the protein product MPSLSPRLLDLIAAIDPVDHGHDPAGQAHLDNLTKPRGSLGRLEELALQLHRIQGGARPLAVDPARIFTIAGDHGVAAEGVSLFPQEVTRQMVLNFLNGGAGINVLCATAGIDLRVVDAGCLGDDFAPHPQLIRRKVAPGTANMTHGPAMTREQCEAALLLGADLAAQAAADGCRCVGTGDMGIANTTPSTALYCAYLGLDPEAVTGPGTGLDPHGVARKARVIRAALTANRRAVESGDPVDILAAVGGLEIAALAGLILGAARHRLVAVIDGFISTAAYTAAWKIAPAVAGYCVFSHASAEQGHKAILHKLDIRPLLDLGLRLGEGTGGALSIFLLRSAADIFEKMATFGDAGVDAGK
- a CDS encoding cyclase family protein, with protein sequence MLLDLTYPLGRKDIEASEAAVARHPHASRSDLFGHLGTHLDLMGKSWPEDYFTRQGRIFDVRHVRQRDVGVADVPMDAVQAGDFVFFHTGSLAEYGYATPEYMQAGARLSWNLLRALTAHKVAMIGVDCSGVRLPEEHRQADLFCAEAGSFVVENVHNLEALGRNAGQRPFCVRTFPLRLEDATGLPCRILAEL
- a CDS encoding MarR family transcriptional regulator translates to MTSRTSPLKVQVLKGLLDLAHRMEEVDGLFGKVGRNVAGDGLGELTVAECHFLAALNTVAPANGATLARHLGMTRGGVSKMATRLQARKLVEPLRVEGDRKSVHYSLTESGRQAVHIHDALHGLAEDMLWERLRNRSDEDLEFLGRVLAEVAGMLAEVNREVQANASVLLARKQAPAGA
- a CDS encoding LysR family transcriptional regulator ArgP, yielding MLDYRLVEAVAAVIREGGFERAARVLHLTQSAVSQRVKALEDQLGTVLVVRATPARATDEGRRLLAHCDKVGLLETDLAAVLRPEGGVGGASGSPDSDDSEPAHIPWTTLPVAVNADSLATWFPDAVAPFLRTERALLDLSVDDQERTHLLLRDGHVAAAVSTRAAAVQGCRCLPLGRVDYLCLAAPDFAAQWLPTGLTEAALCRAPAVIFNRADEVHHQFLRGLLPTAASFDRITRSLPLHYIPSSERFVDVVAQGLAYGMIPLPQAREHLADGRLVDLAPGHAVPIRLYWHCWGLRTRLLDALTHHVVTHAQQVLAQE
- a CDS encoding LysE/ArgO family amino acid transporter, which translates into the protein MHLTPYLQGLGIGASLIIAIGAQNAFVLTQSLRRNHHMAVASLCACIDVVLITAGVAGVGTAVAASPLLRQGAAVGGAVFLAWFGFGALRSALRPGILEADRAVGDGGRTSLRRVLGATLAVSLLNPHVYLDTVVMLGGISGHYPASERFSFGAGAATASCLWFLALGGCGRVLAPLFRKPVAWRVLDGSVCLVVWGVALSLARQAWAG
- a CDS encoding DEAD/DEAH box helicase yields the protein METLRFEELSLSKEMLKAIEEMGFEEASPIQALAIPHIMEGRDVIGQAQTGTGKTAAFGIPLLERVDPREKDIQGIILCPTRELAIQVAEELTQLASRKRGLYVLPVYGGQPIDRQFKALRRGAQVVVGTPGRVMDHMERGTINLSTVRMAVLDEADEMLDMGFRDDIEHILGQVRSEAQTVFFSATMPPAILDMAQRFLKTPEFLKVTQKQVTVPSIEQIYYEVRPFQKLEALCRVLDLYNPKRAIVFCSTKRGVDELTQHLQGRGYQADGLHGNLNQSQRDRVMARFRSNGIEILVATDVAARGIDVDDVEAVVNYDIPNAVEHYVHRIGRTGRAGRSGRAFTFVSGRDFYKLRDIKKFTKAHIVQHQVPTSSDVATVKTNQLLAEVRRHIEAGELEKYTDIVESFLDEDVTTVDMAAALLKLLMRRELGDAVPGGEKTPAGTGAEPGMVRLFLNVGRKMRVTARDIVGAIAGETGIPGRMIGAIDIRDRVSFVEVPSDYAQEVLSVMNGNQIRGFRLAVEPATPRDRE